Proteins found in one Brachypodium distachyon strain Bd21 chromosome 5, Brachypodium_distachyon_v3.0, whole genome shotgun sequence genomic segment:
- the LOC106865593 gene encoding NAC transcription factor 29, translating to MLSPRAADNHNTVASSSRQLASSSSSDDDDNDDDMNSSITELDSSIAEQPDSNDDGDMDDCESVSSSTITTEHELLLRQQDVDEDIAVSVAGEQTTTETTHNGDTPWWLVPGFRFVPTDQEIVQHYLKLKVLNIALPRRHPVAEGHNVYALDADEIPLDGRNGDKERLGFFFAREEDKGTYSNGCYHATPEGYWRIRGRPARVRQCGRTIAFKTPMDFYRGRPPHGYRTPWSMFEYALNAADWRNDGLRNTTQPWMNSYVVCKVRKRERQQASDGRAERFCRSLLPRRSFFKIVSPRSFRLEKIVDGAPPPLKEEETAPERVGGEKGLRGNRMRPNMF from the exons ATGTTGTCGCCTCGAGCGGCAGACAACCACAATACCGTGGCTTCGTCGTCAAGGCAGCTtgctagcagtagcagcagtgACGATGatgacaacgacgacgacatgAATAGCTCGATAACAGAGCTGGATAGCTCGATAGCAGAGCAACCAGATAGCAATGACGACGGCGACATGGATGATTGCGAAAGTGTGAGCAGCAGCACGATCACAACGGAACATGAGCTCTTGTTGAGACAACAAGATGTTGATGAAGACATAGCCGTTTCCGTGGCAGGAGAACAGACAACTACAGAGACGACTCATAATGGCGATACGCCATGGTGGTTGGTACCTGGGTTTAGATTTGTACCCACCGACCAAGAGATCGTGCAACACTATCTCAAGCTGAAGGTCCTGAATATAGCGCTTCCACGGCGGCACCCGGTGGCTGAGGGGCACAACGTTTATGCTCTGGACGCAGATGAGATACCAC TTGACGGCAGGAACGGGGACAAAGAGCGCTTAGGATTCTTCTTCGCACGCGAAGAGGATAAGGGCACCTACAGCAACGGGTGCTACCACGCCACGCCGGAAGGCTACTGGAGAAtccgcggccggccggctcgcGTCAGGCAGTGCGGCCGCACGATCGCCTTCAAGACGCCCATGGACTTCTACCGCGGCAGGCCGCCGCACGGGTACCGGACTCCGTGGAGCATGTTCGAGTACGCGCTCAACGCGGCGGACTGGCGCAACGACGGCCTCAGGAACACCACGCAGCCATGG ATGAATTCCTACGTCGTGTGCAAAGTTCGGAAGAGGGAGCGTCAGCAAGCGTCGGACGGCAGGGCGGAGAGGTTTTGCCGGAGTCTGCTGCCGAGACGATCCTTTTTTAAGATAGTGTCGCCGAGAAGCTTCAGGCTGGAGAAGATAGTAGATGGAGCGCCTCCGCCCCTGAAGGAAGAGGAAACAGCTCCGGAACGAGTCGGAGGCGAAAAAGGACTGCGTGGGAACCGTATGCGTCCTAACATGTTTTAG
- the LOC100828450 gene encoding AP2-like ethylene-responsive transcription factor BBM2 yields MASANNWLGFSLSGQGNSQAPPAAAAIDVSGAGDFYGLQAQSAPDAHLGMPGLRADANYGVMDAFNGGGQETQDWAMRGLDYHGGSSELSMLVGSSSGRMTVDDGGAPKLEDFLGGGNSFSDVQDQTGGYLFSGAGATMGSGADQAAAHSVDGRGGGSTIELSMIKSWLRNDNQAHAQPDQEMSSTDVASAASYACPGALGNGNGVGAGAASARGGQQAGALALSMSMGSHHAHSQLSVVAAAAGGGGGAAESTSSDNKRVDSPSAGAADAGQRKSIDTFGQRTSIYRGVTRHRWTGRYEAHLWDNSCRREGQTRKGKQVYLGGYDKEDKAARAYDLAALKYWGTTTTTNIPISTYEKEIEEMKHMTRQEYIAYLRRNSSGFSRGASKYRGVTRHHQQGRWQARIGRVAGNKDLYLGTFTTEEEAAEAYDIAAIKFRGLNAVTNFEMSRYDVKSILEGSTLPVGGAARRLKEAAELAEAGVWRAEDGSIVSHLTHADGGIGIGMGGTPYHGWPTSIAFGGHGQLMHASPAAQALAVHYPPYGAGWCKPEQDAVIAAAGHGVHDSSQGQGQELHLGTHNFFHPAARSSYSNGTGGGWYQGVNGNGYLMPQVGTVVDADNVQGHSGSTATTNEEGRLMAAAGYGDGGGGVDPYAAMRRAYELSQGSSSSVSVAKVADGYSNNWSSPFNGMG; encoded by the exons ATGGCTTCCGCGAACAACTGGTTAGGCTTCTCGCTCTCCGGCCAAGGGAACTCTCAGgcgccacccgcagccgcGGCCATCGACGTCTCCGGTGCGGGGGACTTCTATGGCCTGCAAGCCCagtcggcgccggacgcgcACCTCGGCATGCCGGGCCTCCGGGCCGACGCGAACTACGGCGTCATGGATGCCTTCAACGGAGGCGGCCAAGAAACCCAAG ATTGGGCGATGAGGGGTTTGGACTACCACGGCGGGTCCTCCGAGCTGTCGATGCTGGTGGGCTCGAGCAGCGGGAGGATGACGGTGGACGACGGCGGGGCGCCGAAGCTCGAGGacttcctcggcggcggcaactCCTTCTCCGACGTGCAAGACCAAACCGGGGGCTACCTGTTCTCCGGAGCCGGCGCCACCATGGGCAGCGGCGCAGATCAAGCTGCCGCGCACAGCGTGGACGGGCGTGGGGGCGGCAGCACCATAGAGCTGTCCATGATCAAGTCGTGGCTCCGGAACGACAACCAGGCGCACGCGCAGCCCGACCAGGAGATGAGCAGCACGGACGTGGCGAGCGCGGCCAGCTACGCGTGCCCCGGCGCGCTGGGGAACGGCAacggcgtgggcgcgggcgcggcgagcgcgcgcgGCGGGCAGCAGGCCGGCGCGCTCGCGCTCTCGATGAGCATGGGGTCGCACCACGCGCACTCGCAGCTTTCcgtggtcgcggcggcggctggagggggaggaggagcagcggagAGCACGTCGTCGGACAACAAGCGGGTGGATTcgccgagcgccggcgccgcggacGCCGGCCAGAGGAAATCCATCGACACCTTCGGGCAAAGGACCTCGATCTATCGAGGTGTCACAAG GCATAGATGGACAGGCCGATACGAGGCTCATCTCTGGGATAATAGCTGTAGAAGAGAAGGCCAAACTCGCAAGGGGAAACAAG TTTATCTGG GTGGTTATGACAAAGAAGACAAGGCAGCTAGGGCTTATGATTTGGCCGCTCTAAAATACTGGGgcacaaccacaacaacaaatatCCCA aTAAGTACTTATGAGAAGGAGATAGAGGAAATGAAGCATATGACTAGGCAGGAGTACATTGCCTATCTTAGGAG AAACAGCAGTGGGTTCTCTCGTGGTGCGTCGAAATACCGCGGTGTAACCAG GCATCATCAGCAAGGGAGATGGCAAGCAAGGATAGGGAGAGTGGCAGGCAACAAGGATCTCTACCTCGGCACCTTCA CgaccgaggaggaggccgcggaggCGTACGACATCGCGGCGATCAAGTTCCGGGGGCTGAACGCCGTGACCAACTTCGAGATGAGCCGCTACGACGTGAAGAGCATCCTGGAGGGCAGCACGCTGCCGGTCGGGGGCGCGGCCAGGCGGCTGAAGGAGGCGGCCGAGCTCGCCGAGGCCGGCGTCTGGCGCGCCGAGGACGGCAGCATCGTCTCGCACCTGACGCATGCCGAcggcggcatcggcatcggcatgggCGGGACGCCGTACCACGGCTGGCCCACGTCCATCGCgttcggcggccatggccagcTGATGCACGCGTCCCCGGCTGCTCAGGCGCTGGCCGTGCACTACCCACCGTACGGCGCCGGGTGGTGCAAGCCAGAGCAGGACGCGGTGatcgcggccgccggccacggcGTGCATGACTCCTCCCAGGGCCAGGGCCAGGAGCTGCACCTGGGCACACACAACTTCTTCCACCCGGCCGCGAGATCGTCCTATAGCAACGGCACTGGCGGCGGCTGGTACCAAGGCGTGAACGGCAACGGGTACCTGATGCCGCAGGTCGGCACGGTGGTGGACGCCGACAACGTCCAGGGGCACAGCGGGAGCACGGCGACTACTAACGAGGAAGGGAGgctcatggcggcggcaggatacggcgacggcggcggcggcgtcgaccCGTACGCGGCCATGAGGCGCGCGTACGAGCTCTCCCAgggctcgtcgtcgtccgtgaGCGTCGCAAAGGTGGCCGACGGGTACTCAAACAACTGGAGCTCGCCGTTCAATGGCATGGGATGA